The proteins below come from a single Tachypleus tridentatus isolate NWPU-2018 chromosome 13, ASM421037v1, whole genome shotgun sequence genomic window:
- the LOC143241037 gene encoding homologous-pairing protein 2 homolog — MSKCKETLIMEAVLSYLSRQNRPYSVLDVFNNLNKEYGKTAVNKAIEQLAQDGKITEKTYGKQKIYFANQSQYPDVEENELNAMDAEIVTLSETLKEIQSSVRSKETLLQALTSSMITEDIEVKLRELNKDIVNLKTKLNHLKSTTVYIEPVQKNKIYTENEKCIKEWRKRKRIANDVIEAILEGYPKGKKTLLEEIGIETDEDANVPVP, encoded by the coding sequence atgaGTAAATGTAAAGAAACTCTCATAATGGAAGCGGTTCTGTCATATTTAAGTAGACAGAATCGTCCTTATAGTGTACTAGATGTGTTTAATAACCTTAATAAAGAATACGGTAAAACAGCTGTGAATAAAGCCATAGAACAACTTGCTCAAGACGGTAAAATAACGGAGAAAACATACGggaaacagaaaatttattttgCTAACCAAAGTCAGTACCCCGATGTTGAAGAAAACGAACTGAATGCTATGGATGCTGAAATTGTTACTTTGTCCGAAACACTAAAGGAGATCCAGTCATCGGTAAGATCGAAAGAAACCTTATTACAAGCTTTAACCAGTAGTATGATTACAGAAGATATTGAAGTTAAACTTAGGGAACTGAATAAGGATATTGTAAACTTGAAAACTAAACTAAATCATTTGAAATCTACAACTGTTTACATAGAACCTGTTCAAAAGAATAAAATCTATACAGAAAATGAAAAGTGTATTAAAGAATGGCGCAAAAGGAAGCGAATAGCCAATGATGTAATTGAAGCAATATTAGAAGGATATCCAAAAGGAAAGAAAACCCTTTTGGAAGAAATTGGAATTGAAACTGATGAAGATGCAAATGTACCAGTTCCTTAG